ATCGGGCTTTGCGAGCTCTTTCTGCAGACCTTCGGGCCTCCACGACCTTGTCTTTTGAATCATCAACAGGCAAATCcactttatacatttttgtggtttctaGTCAGGTTCTGAAAAACGAAATTAAATTCATaactactttattgatcccaaagggaaataagatgttgttgtaactcatattaattcaaattcttcaaagagttattatAGATGGTAATGGCTGTTGACataaaaaaaggctaaaataataataaaaaaatacaaagaaatgacATCATTACTAACTACCAGATTCAATCACAAGAAACacttttccaaataatttttttttaaaacaaaacaaaaactattaaattaaattattatttcagtagATAATACAAACAGTATGTTAGAACAAGGTGAAGTACTTCCAGTGCCAAATGGCACATCAGGCTCcgcaggtaaaaaataaaaaagctttttcactTTAAGTTAAACTGTAGGTCGTCTTTGTCCCATggagtttttatgaaaatatgctttttctttattcagaaaataaagataaaaacacaaccaGATTAATTggcttctctgtctctcttgtagaaagcttttaaattacatttcaaatttcttAGAAGAACTAATAAATCCATATCCTCACTCTTACCTGTAAGATACTAGCTGCATAAAACGTAGGAAATTACAGTTAACATCAACGGGACGCTGTTGCTGTCAATATGTTATGTTTGGGTTTGGCTGCCCTAGTAACCATGgtaacatcttttttttgtacaagtCTCTCTAAACTTAAAAATAGACTTAAGTAATTTGACAAATATATTGGCATAATTTAAAGGTaacaatatttttgtatattttaaatgtaattagcaaacacaaacattcacgTATGTGACGCACGGTTACGTTAAGTTTAACTCCACCTCGCGAGAAAATGCGAGGTTTCGAGTCTCGCGCGCTTAAGCTTTTCCTGTTGGATTGTAAAATGGCGCTCTGTTGTTACAAGTGTTCCGATTTAATTTGACAAGGATTTTCTACGCGGTTTTTATGTTAGAGACTTTGCGTGTACTTCATAATGTAACTTATGTGCAAGTGAGCTACATGTTGAGCAGGAGCGTTCATTCAATTACAAGTTCAGATCGTTTGTGTTAGACAAGTTGCTCGCTGCAGACTGGCTGCTAGCATTATTAGCTAACATTGTCCGTGCAGATTTTCATCCAAATATAAGCTCATTAACAAGGAAAATGGGCTACTTAAAACTCATAGAGATAGAAAACTTCAAGTCGTACAAGGGACGACAAATCATCGGACCCTTTCACAAGTTTACGGCAATTATCGGACCCAATGGATCGGGTATGTTATGATGGAGAGCTAAGGCAAAATGTAAACTGTTTGCTACCATTGGCTAACGGTAAACACGGTGTCATCTCGTTGTGCTGTTTATTCTTGTAGCAGTTAGGCATGGTTTATTGTAACACACTTTACTAACATTGGAGCGTGTATTTTGTAATACGggtactaaatatttttgcacttcaTTATTGTTGTAGTTATCTGTTTAACAGCTTGTCGGCTGGCATGTTGGTGCATTAGGGTGTTAAATTGAACTCTAATGCACTTTAGTTTTGTGAATGTTACTAAAACGCTGAGATTTACAAAAAgttgtgaaatatttgttttattttgagtatGACAGTATTTCCTGGACAAATTGCATATTTTGCTTAATCAGAAAACAATACAGCTTTATGTTAGGTTGAGATGATAATTCTTctatacattttacttttgtatttCTTGGGACTTTCTAGGTGTGTTAcacatttaataataaacacaataaaccGTTTATAATATATAAAGCTTATGGGCCTTTTACATATGTCATTACTTGTCCTATAAACTACTCCCCACCAATTCTATGTAGAAATCTTTccaaacaaatgcatttttttttggataGCCTCAGATACAAGCATGGTCTGACAAAAATGGCAGCTATGAAAGATTTTAACTTTGTGATGCATtaatatgaatgaaaacaagAGAAGCAAAAGGAAATTCATTTAGGGTGTGGAAACAGAACTTACAATTTCAATGCATTTCATTGCAGGTAAATCCAACCTCATGGATGCCATCAGCTTTGTGTTGGCAGAAAAGACGAGTAACCTGCGTGTCAAGACTTTGAAGGATCTAATCCATGGAGCTCCTGTGGGGAAGCCAGCTGCCAACAGAGCATTTGTCAGCATGGTGTACCAAGAGGATAACGGAGAGGAGCGTTCCTTCACACGGGTCATTATTGGTAAGAAGTCGTTATGTACAAATTGAGAAGATATACTGTCTGTTGGAATTATTTATAGTAAAGAAACAGCTTTTTGTCATTACATATCTTTCTGTTTGAACAACATCACAAATATTGTCTAGTTAACCAGTTCTAATTCTGATAAGAACAACATGTGTGTTGTTCCTACCATGTTTGCTTTGTAACTAAAGAACACGGTTTGTCTTAGGGGCCTCATCCGAGTACCGCATAAACAATAAAGTGGTTGGGCTACCTGAATACAGCGAGGAGCTGGAAAAACTTGGGATTCTGATCAAAGCCAGAAACTTTCTTGTCTTTCAGGTAAGTGTTTAGTGAATCTCTTCCTTCACAGTGTTTCAGTAGCAAACCATTTGTATAAAGCTAACATACATTTGGTATTACTTGATTATAAGTGAATTAGATTAAGTGTTTCATCCCTGGCTAACACCATATTTCTATGGTGCggtaatatttttgtctttcattctTTGGGCAACTGCTTTTATTCAcctgagttttttgttttgttttattacacaaAAGGGGGCGGTGGAGTCCATTGCCATGAAGAACCCCAAAGAGCGAACGGCGCTGTTTGAGGAGATCTCACGTTCTGGGGAGTTGGCACAAGAGTATGACCGCAGGAAGAAGGAGATGGtgaaagcagaagaagacaCACAGTTCAATTATCACCGCAAGAAAAACATTGCTGCGGAGCGCAAAGAAGCCAAGCAGGAGAAAGAGGAGGTAAGcgctttgaaataaaatgagatgaattgttcaaaattttatattttaatatctcAACTTTAGACCAGGTCTACAATTTGCTCTTGGCATAAAGACCTATGAACgttatttttattctatgttCCTGATTGGGTAAGGTTTTAGAGataaaactcagttttttttaaatgataaaattaaatattgtattttaccTCTCCTAATTGTAATGAATGGCTTTTATTCTGACTAATCTTGTCTGCCCAGTCTTGTCAAGGACATTGGAAAGTAATTATCTTAAATAGAGATACACCACTCAAACAGCTGACTAGAGGTCAAAATGGGTctgttttcctttgcttttcaCTGATCAGGGTTGAACTGgtcaaatttagaaaattaaatgcataaaatgtaataactttGGCTATTTTCAATCTGACTTTTTTGAGttcagtaaaaatcaaatgaatgtcttaattttctgttggattcagAACAACTTCTAAGGACCtacagcagatttttcttttatgtgttaAATAAAGTGCTgcgagaaaaaaatgtgaataaatctgcatatgattaatcaaaaaatgtttctactaGGGAAAGCCTGATTGGCATATTTCATTCCTTCCAAGACCACCTTTGTTATTGCAAATCAAATCTAAATGTGCCATAAAGTTCAACCTAAATAagttctaaaaacaaaaattgattGCAAAGCTTATCACattattttctctcttgttCTTGATGTCCTTGTCAGGCTGAGCGATACCAACGCCTTAAAGACGAGGTAGCCAGAGCCAGTGTACAGTTACAGCTCTTCAAGTTGTACCACAATGAGGTCGAGATCGAGAAACTGAACAAAGAGCTCGGCCAGCGGAATAAAGAAATTGATAAGGACCGTAAAAAGATGGACCACGTTGAAGAGGAGCTGAAGGACAAGAAGAAAGAGTTGGGGAGGCTGATGAGGGAGCAGCAGACCATCGAGAAAGAAATCAAGTATGTCCTCATGTGGTTCTGATAGCCTCCTGGGTGTGCATGCTTGGATCCTGACCCCTAAAATATTCAGtgcaaaataattattttcattctatTTGCAGAGAAAAAGACTCTGAGCTGAATCAAAAGAGGCCTCAGTATATCAAGGCCAAAGAGAACACGgcacacaaaatcaaaaagcTCGAAGCTGCGAAAAAATCTCATCAGAACGCCCAGAAGATGTACAAGAAGCGCAAAGCTGACATGGATGAGCTGGATAAGGAGATGAGAGCGGTGGAGTTGGCGAAGCAGGAGTTTGAGGAAAGAATGGAGGAGGAGGCTCAGAGCCAGGGCCAGGACCTCACACTGGAGGAAAACCAGGTCTGACTTGGTTTAAAGCTTTCCTTAGtccttttattcaataaaactTCAGTCAAACCAGTAGATGCCATTAGCAAATGAAAAGTTTGTTCACATTCGTTTTATAGCATTTGAAGCAGATTAAATACATGTAATACAAAAATGATTTCTGCCCTTCCACCTTATTTAATCGCCTcattcttaaaagaaatttgcacATGTTTTCTAAAGTTATTGAtctcattattttctttcaggaaaaaaagaattggcTTGACTCTCTTTTCCTCCTTCCCCCTAGGTGAAGCAGTACCATCGCCTGAAGGAGGAGGCCAGTAAGCGTGCTGCCACTCTGGCCCAGGAACTGGAGAAGTTCAACCGGGACCAGAAGGCTGACCAGGACCGCCTTGAtttggaggagaggaagaaagtggagacagaggtaaaaaaaaaaaaagtgacaacagctttttttaatctcagataaaaaaagatttgcatAGGAACTAATGCAACTCTGCAAATGTCTCCTTATTTCTCAGGCCAAAATCAAGCAGAAGATTCGTGAAATAGAGGAAAACCAGAAGCGTATTGAGAAGCTAGAGGACTACATCGCCACCAGCAGGTAAGTCGCTGGTATATTTGCTCTCTCTCAGCAGATTCCTGCAGTTCATTGAGCTGTTagtatgatttattttactccTTCACTCATACATTTCTATATTGCTAAACTTCAGACAGTCACTTGATGAGCAGAAGCGCATGGAGGAGGAGTTGACAGAGGAAGTAGAGATGGCCAAGAGGAGGATTGATGAAATAAACATGGAGCTTAATCAGGtaactaaaacagaaaagacagagCAGTGTTGGCTTTACTCATTGaacatattcacatttttaatcttctgtatttttttttgaagttatgttttgatcttttttcttttggttgacTACAGGCTTCCTTTAGCTTAACTGTAGAAAACTGCTTTCTTCTCTGTACATTTAAGAATCTTGcatcaaaaagtaaaagtggaTCATTACGCCAGTGTGTACTGCCTGTTTCTCACTGgtgtctttaaatgttttgggtcTCGGCCAATTTAGGCTGATTTGAAATACTGTTGATTTTTCATTGGGATGGGCAAAATGTTGCTTCTTTCTGAAGTATAATATTTTGTACAATATGTGAGTgcttatttcatattttttctaaaagatgttttatataaatgtgtttgtataCAAATACCTGTCTGATCTGatactttttggttttttttagctttaacctaaattaatccaaaatttgaaatcaaagaaaaaagcactaattttcatttagaacaagcacatgctagcagcaggcacaatTGAGAAATTTCTTCAAGCTCtcatgatgcagcttttaagttgaggaCTATCGATCTGGCAGTAGAGGAGGGAAATAGAGTCGTTACACGTAAGCTTGGCGTGAACGAATCCATAGTTCGACGTTGGAGACGGAGGCTGCGTCCTTAAAAAatccagcagatttattaaggacGAGAGCGGCGGAGATATCAGCTGCTTCTAGTCTGGTGCGGCTTATATATGaacgtttccagtttttaaaaaaaaactttgtagatGCGGCTTATAGTGAGATGCGCtctatagtctggaaaatacggtaattaaaaatgagtaaaactaTACACAAGTTCTCCTTAATgtagcagattttattttgttgtttttattattttttaaaactttgtcagTTGCAATTCCTTAAAACAAGCTATGTACAAAATTATATGGATAGCCACACCAGTGGTGCGTTTTCCCAAAGTCCCATATGTAACCGGaggagtaaaagtagaaatattttcagctcCACAGAATAGAGCacagctttttttgtgtgtgtgcaagtaACCACaacaaaactccacttctcccatttaataaatattttgtgtggTCTGGATTGACATGAAAAGCGGGACGGGATGGGACTGACCACTTAACATTTGCTTCAGGTGATGGAGCAGCTGGGAGATGCCAGGATCGACAGACAGGAGAACAGTCGACAGCAGCGCAAGGCAGAAATCATGGAGAGCATCAAGAGACTTTACCCCGGATCTGTGGTAAGTTACTAATGTACAAAATCAACCCATGTTGTCCAAAACATTGAATACATTGGACAACATATTTGAATGCAACAACctgctgttgtgttttcagTACGGCCGCCTGATCGACCTGTGCCAGCCCACTCAGAAGAAATATCAGATTGCTGTTACTAAAGTGTTGGGCAAGAACATGGATGCCATCATCGTCGACTCAGAGAAAACCGGCCGAGACTGCATTCAGTACATCaaggagcagagaggagagccTGAGACCTTCCTTCCTCTTGACTATCTTGAGGTGAATATTACACTACAGATAACACCTCAAGGAAAAAGTAATTAGAATGGAAAGtactgaaaataaagattttattttggactagaaataagtacattttcaaagattCAGAACAGAGATCTCTAGTCCGCACTGACACTGTCCTGCGActtttagatgtctccctgttccaacacacctgaatgaaTGGGTTGAATTATCTCTTCAGCATATTATCAGATTCGTCTGAGTGCTGATGATGAGCTATTAGTATGATTCTGGTGTGTAGAACAGGGGgcatctaaaagtttcaggacaGTAGCCCTTGAAAACTGGAGTTGGAAACCGCTGATTTAGCAGCAATTTTGAGGGTAATTATCATTCATATTGATCACCCAATGagcagaaaaccttttttccaTTAAGGTCAAACCAACAGATGAAAAGCTGAGAGAGTTGCGCGGGGCCAAGCTGGTGATCGATGTGATCCGCTACGAGCCGCCACACATCAAAAAAGCCCTCCAGTACGCTTGCGGCAACGCTTTGGTTTGTGAGAATGTCGAGGACGCACGAAGGATCGCTTTCGGAGGGCCTTACAGACACAAGGTGATTAACCTGGTTTGGGATGAGAAAACTGTTGATATTTTAAGATGTTAGTGTGCTGATGTGTCTTTATTATCCTGTGTCCAGACTGTAGCCCTGGATGGCACGTTGTTCCAGAAGTCAGGGGTCATCTCCGGAGGAGCCAGCGACCTGAAGGCCAAGGCCAGACGCTGGGACGAGAAGGCGGTGGACAAActgaaggagaagaaggaaaaacttACAGAGGAGCTAAAGGTAACCAACTCAGAAGAAGTCAAGAATTTGATTGCCTATTTAGTTCATTTATACCTTGCGGTTTGTTTTAGCGTAAATCACTTTcggaatttctttgcaggagcAAATGAAGGCAAAGAGGAAGGAGGCAGAACTGCGTCAGGTGCAGTCTCAGGCACACGGCCTGCAGATGAGACTCAAATACTCCCAGAGCGACCTGGAGCAAACCAAAACCAGGCACCTCTCCCTCAACATGCAGGTACAACCCGAGCctcttcttttgtcttttgggATTTTTGAGTAGTGATTGTTGGTTTTAaagtggtttttttgtttgtttgtttgatttcttgTTTGCAGGAGAAATCTAAACTTGAGAGTGAACTTGCAAATTTTGGCCCTCGCATCAATGACATCAAGAGGATTATCCAGTCCCGTGAGCGAGAGATCACTGACCTCCGAGATCGCATGAACCTAGTGAGACTGACTGAACGCACAGCCCGCTTGAAACCGGCTTTACATACGATTCTCTGTAGTTTTAACGGCTGAGTTTGTCTTGTAGGTGGAGGACGAGGTGTTTGTTGAATTCTGTAAGGAG
The genomic region above belongs to Xiphophorus maculatus strain JP 163 A chromosome 1, X_maculatus-5.0-male, whole genome shotgun sequence and contains:
- the smc1a gene encoding structural maintenance of chromosomes protein 1A, translated to MGYLKLIEIENFKSYKGRQIIGPFHKFTAIIGPNGSGKSNLMDAISFVLAEKTSNLRVKTLKDLIHGAPVGKPAANRAFVSMVYQEDNGEERSFTRVIIGASSEYRINNKVVGLPEYSEELEKLGILIKARNFLVFQGAVESIAMKNPKERTALFEEISRSGELAQEYDRRKKEMVKAEEDTQFNYHRKKNIAAERKEAKQEKEEAERYQRLKDEVARASVQLQLFKLYHNEVEIEKLNKELGQRNKEIDKDRKKMDHVEEELKDKKKELGRLMREQQTIEKEIKEKDSELNQKRPQYIKAKENTAHKIKKLEAAKKSHQNAQKMYKKRKADMDELDKEMRAVELAKQEFEERMEEEAQSQGQDLTLEENQVKQYHRLKEEASKRAATLAQELEKFNRDQKADQDRLDLEERKKVETEAKIKQKIREIEENQKRIEKLEDYIATSRQSLDEQKRMEEELTEEVEMAKRRIDEINMELNQVMEQLGDARIDRQENSRQQRKAEIMESIKRLYPGSVYGRLIDLCQPTQKKYQIAVTKVLGKNMDAIIVDSEKTGRDCIQYIKEQRGEPETFLPLDYLEVKPTDEKLRELRGAKLVIDVIRYEPPHIKKALQYACGNALVCENVEDARRIAFGGPYRHKTVALDGTLFQKSGVISGGASDLKAKARRWDEKAVDKLKEKKEKLTEELKEQMKAKRKEAELRQVQSQAHGLQMRLKYSQSDLEQTKTRHLSLNMQEKSKLESELANFGPRINDIKRIIQSREREITDLRDRMNLVEDEVFVEFCKEIGVRNIREFEEEKVKRQNEIAKKRLEFETQKTRLGIQVDYEKNQLKEDQEKVMMWEQTVKKDEAEIERLKKEEHRHMKIIDETMAQLQDLKNQHLTKKSEVNDKNHEMEEIRKKLGGANKELTQLQKEVTAIETKLEQKRSDRHNLLQACKMQDIRLPLRSGTMDDISQGEGSSQTDDSSSQRTSSSVLAKEALIEIDYSNLSEDLKDALSEEEIKAETNTLQQRLNEQQSILQRISAPNMKAMEKLESVRDKFQETSDEFEAARKRAKKAKQAFEQIKKERFDRFNTCFDSVATNIDEIYKALSRNSSAQAFLGPENPEEPYLDGINYNCVAPGKRFRPMDNLSGGEKTVAALALLFAIHSYKPAPFFVLDEIDAALDNTNIGKVANYIKDQSVQNFQAIVISLKEEFYTKADSLIGVYPEQGDCVISKVLTFDLSQYPDANPNPNE